Proteins encoded by one window of Fibrobacter sp. UWT2:
- a CDS encoding ABC transporter ATP-binding protein: protein MSSLLETVDLRREFSETGEKLEILKGVNFSMEEGELVALTGSSGSGKSTFLNLVGMLDTPTSGEILFKGKALSKFNDSERDRYHRVQVGFVFQFHHLLSEFTAIENVCVPGRILGTSEKECKERAAMLLETVGLKDRLKHLPRELSGGERQRVAIARALMNHPDLVLADEPSGNLDEANSAMLNELIGELNEKFNQAFLIVTHDEKLASFAKRRVVMHGGVIQ, encoded by the coding sequence ATGAGTAGTTTGCTTGAAACAGTTGACCTCCGTCGTGAATTTTCCGAGACGGGCGAAAAGCTTGAAATCCTCAAGGGCGTGAACTTCTCGATGGAAGAAGGCGAACTCGTGGCGCTCACGGGTTCTTCGGGTTCGGGTAAGTCGACGTTCCTGAATTTGGTGGGCATGCTCGATACGCCGACGTCTGGCGAAATCCTCTTTAAGGGCAAGGCGCTTTCCAAGTTCAACGACTCTGAACGCGACCGTTACCACCGCGTGCAGGTGGGCTTCGTGTTCCAGTTCCACCACTTGCTGAGCGAATTTACCGCGATTGAAAACGTGTGCGTGCCGGGCCGCATTCTCGGAACTTCTGAAAAGGAATGCAAGGAACGTGCCGCCATGCTTTTGGAAACGGTGGGCCTGAAGGACCGCCTCAAGCACTTGCCGCGTGAACTCAGCGGCGGTGAACGTCAGCGTGTGGCGATTGCCCGTGCGCTCATGAATCATCCGGATTTGGTGCTTGCTGACGAACCGAGCGGCAACTTGGACGAAGCAAATTCCGCGATGCTCAACGAATTGATTGGCGAACTCAACGAAAAGTTCAATCAGGCCTTCTTGATTGTGACTCACGACGAAAAATTGGCTAGTTTTGCAAAACGCCGTGTGGTAATGCACGGTGGAGTCATTCAATAG
- a CDS encoding ABC transporter permease has translation MNKLEWLIAWRYLGAQRKSLFVSLIGIFSMLGVSIGVFALVVALAAVNGFEEEVTAQMIGKDAHFEVMAYNGEFIAPYDSLTKEVRDRDSRVVASSPFIIYKVGVSSKKVNDGIVIYGIDAETAKGVTDIHKYIKWGNYSVDSLEDLSGTRRPGIILGSGLANRLRVVVGDKLVLQTFQSPDAMVSSGGPKMMMCVVSGIFETGTYEYDGNLAYVGIPELQKLLGLEDVVTGIQFRLNNHWLAGEAVDSLATWLGYPYYAMDWKTKNITLLKWMNYEKFIVAAVICLIILVAAFNIISSLIMVVIDKTKEIGILRSMGFSKAGIMRVFMLMGSFIGVGGTIVGGTIGLVLCKLQEAYHFIKLPGDVYVIPYFPISVHILDVILIFVIGIALCVLATLLPAWKASRLDPVGAIRHE, from the coding sequence ATGAATAAACTTGAGTGGCTCATCGCCTGGCGTTACTTAGGGGCTCAACGCAAAAGCCTCTTTGTTTCGCTGATTGGCATTTTTAGTATGCTGGGTGTCTCCATTGGCGTGTTCGCGCTGGTGGTGGCGCTTGCTGCAGTGAATGGTTTCGAAGAAGAAGTCACCGCCCAGATGATTGGCAAAGACGCTCACTTCGAAGTGATGGCTTACAATGGCGAATTCATTGCGCCGTATGACAGCCTCACCAAAGAAGTCCGCGATCGCGATTCTCGCGTGGTGGCCTCGTCCCCGTTCATTATTTACAAGGTGGGCGTGAGCTCCAAGAAGGTAAACGACGGCATCGTCATTTACGGTATTGATGCAGAAACCGCCAAGGGCGTCACCGACATCCACAAGTACATCAAGTGGGGTAACTACTCGGTCGACAGCCTCGAAGACTTGAGCGGAACTCGTCGCCCTGGAATCATCTTGGGTTCCGGCCTTGCCAATAGGCTCCGTGTGGTGGTCGGCGACAAGCTGGTGCTGCAGACTTTCCAGAGCCCGGACGCCATGGTCAGCAGCGGCGGCCCGAAGATGATGATGTGCGTGGTGAGCGGCATCTTTGAAACGGGTACTTACGAATACGACGGCAACCTCGCTTATGTGGGCATTCCGGAACTCCAGAAGTTGCTTGGCCTTGAAGATGTCGTGACAGGCATCCAGTTCCGCCTGAACAATCACTGGCTCGCCGGCGAAGCGGTGGATAGCCTTGCCACTTGGCTCGGTTACCCGTATTACGCCATGGACTGGAAGACGAAAAACATCACGCTCCTCAAGTGGATGAACTACGAAAAGTTCATCGTGGCGGCGGTGATTTGCCTCATCATTCTGGTTGCGGCATTCAATATCATCAGTAGCTTGATCATGGTCGTTATCGACAAGACCAAGGAAATCGGCATCCTCCGCAGCATGGGCTTTAGCAAGGCGGGCATTATGCGCGTCTTTATGCTCATGGGAAGCTTCATTGGCGTGGGCGGTACGATTGTCGGCGGTACGATTGGCTTGGTGCTTTGCAAGTTGCAAGAGGCTTACCACTTTATCAAGCTGCCGGGCGATGTCTACGTGATTCCGTACTTCCCGATTTCGGTGCATATTCTTGACGTGATTTTGATTTTTGTAATTGGCATTGCGCTTTGCGTTCTGGCGACTTTGTTGCCGGCATGGAAGGCTAGCCGCTTGGATCCGGTGGGGGCGATTAGACATGAGTAG
- a CDS encoding four helix bundle protein, with protein MTQGYRDLIVWQQAMDVAVETYRLTSAFSKDEMFGLTSQMRRAAVSIASNIAEGEGRKSKNEFSHFLGIALGSKSELETQIVLSERVNLLKSSETESIKKSLDDIGKMLTALRRKLGTKDWT; from the coding sequence GTGACACAAGGATACAGAGACCTGATTGTTTGGCAACAAGCAATGGATGTTGCTGTTGAAACTTATCGTCTTACAAGTGCATTTTCTAAAGATGAAATGTTTGGTTTGACCTCTCAAATGCGACGTGCTGCAGTATCAATTGCGAGTAATATTGCAGAAGGAGAAGGTCGTAAATCAAAAAATGAATTTTCGCATTTTTTAGGAATTGCCCTTGGTTCTAAGTCGGAATTAGAAACGCAAATTGTTTTGAGTGAACGAGTGAACCTTTTGAAATCGTCTGAGACGGAATCGATAAAAAAGTCACTTGACGATATTGGAAAAATGTTAACCGCCTTGAGGAGAAAATTGGGAACGAAGGATTGGACGTAG
- the lysS gene encoding lysine--tRNA ligase: protein MAMQDMNDQVQARLAKLDKFKEMGVEAYPHKFNRTHDSKVLKENKEALMASGEEIAFAGRVVRFNRKGKMCFMHLKDRYGRLQVVVARDEVGEENYEVVKMTDLGDFIGVNGSMFETQTGEYSVHVKKVTMLSKAVRPLPVAKEKVNENGNKVVFNEFADVDTRYRQRYIDMALNDDVKDVFIKRFKILQAIREYLIEKGFIEVETPTLQPIYGGANARPFTTHHNACDMTLYLRVAPELYLKRCIVGGMEKVFEFSKNFRNEGMDRTHSPEFTGLEFYEAYADYNDMMVHFENIYERACIAANGTTKIEYQGKEIDFKAPWPRYSMIEAIEKFGGLKVNEMSDDEIKAKMEELGGHLDGEFSRGRGILELFELTVEDKLIQPTFIKDMPTESTPLCKKHRTIEGLIEQFEPYANGWELGNAYTELNDPIRQRELLEDQVRRGRGGEGETHPMDENFMHAIESGLPPTGGVGFGIDRMVMLLTNQQTIRDVQLFPLMKPESC from the coding sequence ATGGCAATGCAAGACATGAATGACCAGGTGCAGGCTCGCCTCGCGAAGCTTGACAAGTTTAAGGAAATGGGTGTGGAAGCTTATCCGCACAAGTTCAACCGCACGCATGATTCCAAGGTTTTGAAAGAAAATAAGGAAGCCCTGATGGCTTCTGGCGAAGAAATCGCTTTCGCTGGCCGCGTGGTTCGCTTTAACCGCAAGGGCAAAATGTGCTTTATGCACCTCAAGGACCGTTATGGTCGCTTGCAGGTGGTGGTTGCCCGTGACGAAGTGGGCGAAGAAAACTACGAAGTCGTGAAGATGACCGACCTCGGTGACTTTATCGGCGTGAACGGTTCCATGTTCGAAACTCAGACGGGTGAATACTCCGTGCACGTGAAGAAGGTGACCATGCTTTCGAAGGCCGTGCGTCCGCTTCCGGTCGCTAAGGAAAAGGTCAACGAAAACGGCAACAAGGTCGTGTTCAACGAATTTGCCGACGTGGATACCCGTTACCGCCAGCGCTATATCGACATGGCTTTGAACGACGATGTGAAGGACGTGTTCATCAAGCGCTTCAAGATTCTGCAGGCTATCCGCGAATACCTGATTGAAAAGGGATTTATCGAAGTCGAAACTCCGACGCTCCAGCCGATTTACGGCGGTGCAAACGCCCGTCCGTTCACTACGCACCACAATGCTTGCGACATGACGCTTTACCTGCGCGTGGCTCCGGAACTTTACCTGAAGCGCTGCATCGTGGGCGGCATGGAAAAGGTTTTCGAATTCTCCAAGAACTTCCGTAACGAAGGTATGGACCGTACGCATAGCCCGGAATTCACCGGTCTCGAATTCTACGAAGCCTATGCCGACTACAACGACATGATGGTGCACTTCGAAAACATCTACGAACGCGCCTGTATTGCCGCCAACGGCACCACCAAGATTGAATACCAGGGTAAGGAAATCGACTTCAAGGCTCCGTGGCCCCGCTACAGCATGATTGAAGCCATCGAAAAGTTCGGCGGCCTCAAGGTCAATGAAATGAGCGACGACGAAATCAAGGCCAAGATGGAAGAACTGGGCGGACACCTGGACGGCGAATTCAGCCGCGGCCGCGGTATCCTCGAACTGTTCGAGCTTACCGTGGAAGACAAGCTCATCCAGCCGACGTTCATCAAGGACATGCCGACCGAAAGTACTCCGCTCTGCAAGAAGCACCGTACCATCGAAGGCCTTATCGAACAGTTCGAGCCGTACGCTAACGGATGGGAACTGGGTAACGCCTATACCGAACTTAACGACCCCATCCGTCAGCGTGAGCTCCTGGAAGACCAGGTGCGCCGCGGCCGCGGTGGCGAAGGTGAAACTCACCCGATGGACGAAAACTTCATGCACGCCATCGAATCTGGCTTGCCGCCTACCGGTGGCGTGGGATTCGGCATCGACCGCATGGTCATGCTCCTCACCAACCAGCAGACCATCCGCGACGTGCAGCTCTTCCCGCTGATGAAGCCCGAAAGCTGCTAG
- a CDS encoding YkgJ family cysteine cluster protein: protein MESYREYFPTKAFRLAEMRLASLLRAERDRLDAVAATMGRESAIGPDNLLEELPKIKEFTREYHRLFSEYLEAVLPQQPRPIQCRPACGNCCHHYPMSVEPFELVTLYCDLRGRNDLLNIMEACQVRSSLFSKFFEARRAEGAVPDQMDLDDYAEDKALHDYFSAWNPCPFSDKKGDCTVYPLRPVSCRMYFSETDPKFCTPEHLQTPENDSYIVYLPDSIEDAVYGISEHFALLDLPESYFGGLLAVNRFEGLIGGN, encoded by the coding sequence ATGGAATCTTATCGAGAGTATTTTCCGACAAAGGCGTTTCGTTTGGCCGAAATGCGCCTGGCAAGCCTTTTGAGGGCGGAAAGGGATCGCCTGGATGCCGTTGCGGCGACCATGGGCCGAGAATCGGCGATCGGTCCCGATAACCTACTCGAAGAACTCCCCAAGATTAAGGAATTTACCCGGGAATACCACCGGCTTTTTTCGGAATACCTGGAAGCGGTTTTGCCGCAACAGCCGCGGCCTATCCAGTGCAGGCCCGCCTGCGGTAATTGTTGCCACCATTACCCGATGTCGGTGGAGCCTTTTGAACTTGTCACTTTATATTGCGACCTCCGGGGGCGGAATGACTTGCTCAATATTATGGAAGCCTGCCAGGTGAGATCGTCGCTGTTCAGCAAATTTTTTGAGGCGAGACGCGCCGAGGGTGCAGTGCCTGACCAGATGGATTTGGACGATTACGCCGAAGATAAGGCCCTGCATGACTATTTTAGCGCCTGGAACCCGTGCCCGTTTTCGGACAAGAAAGGCGATTGCACGGTGTATCCGCTGCGTCCGGTGTCTTGCCGCATGTATTTTAGTGAGACGGACCCCAAGTTCTGTACGCCGGAGCATTTGCAGACTCCCGAAAACGATAGCTATATTGTGTATTTGCCTGATAGCATCGAAGATGCGGTGTACGGGATTTCGGAACATTTCGCCCTTTTGGATTTGCCGGAAAGCTACTTTGGCGGACTCTTAGCGGTGAACCGTTTCGAAGGCCTGATTGGCGGTAACTGA